The following DNA comes from Cryobacterium psychrophilum.
ACTGGCGCTTGGAATGCACGTCCACGTTGGTCGAGGCGTTCTCGGTGTACGCGCCTTTCAGCAGGTGAGGCATGCCGCAGGCGAATTCGACGACCTCCTGGCCGCGGGTGATTTCACCCAGGGCGTCGTCGAGCACCTTGCCGTGCTCAGCGGTCACAATCGCGGCCAGTTCGGGTCGGCGAGCGTTCAGTAGCTCCCGAAAGGCGAAGAGGATCTGGGTGCGCCGTGCCAGTGATGTGTCTCGCCAGGCCGGAAAGGCGGCCGCAGCGGCCGCGACGGCCGCGTTGCTTTCGTCAACGGACGCCAGGGAAACCGCACCGGTGACAACGCCGGTTGCCGGGTTGGTCACGTCGGCGGTTCGTTCGCCGATCGGCGCATACGTTCCATTGATCCAGTGCGGGATGGTCTTCATCGTGGTCTCCTCGAAAAGCAGCTGCCCCGTCGTTCGGGCTTATCCCGAGTCTGCCTCCCGGAAGGGCGCCCGTCAGGCGCAGTGTGTAATGAATCTGGCGGTATGGATTACACTCTGTAAATGCTCCCCAGTATTCGAACCATCCTCGATTTGGCCATCGTGCAGACGGCAGAGCCCGTGGTGCTGAGCGGGCTCGACCGTTTACAGCATGAGGTTCGCTGGGTACACGTGAGCGAAACCCGAAATATGACGGGCTTGCTGCGCGGCGGGGAAATGGTGCTCGGCACCGGCCTGGCCATTGGCCACGGAGTCGGCGCCATTACGGCCTACCTGTCCCACCTCGAGCGCGCCGGCGCAGTGGCTCTGCTCGTCGAGCTGACCAACGCCCTTGAGCAGCAGGCGACAGACCTGAGGGTCGCCGCCGGCGCTGTCACGATGCCCGTCATCACGGTGGCCAGGCGTGTTCGATTCGTGGAGATCACCGAAACGGTGCACCGGATGATAGTGGCCGACCAGCTGGACAAGCTCGAACGAGCTAGGGGCGTACACGAAACCTTCACGACGCTGAGCCTCGAAAGCGCGGGGGCCGCCGACATCGTTCGACGGGCGGCCGAGCTGATCGATGCCCCCGTGGTACTTGAAGACCTCGCTCATCTGGTGGTCGCCCACTCTGCGCAAGGCCGATCGGCCCCTGAGCTCCTGCTCGATTGGGAGGGTCGCTCACGTTCCACGCATCTGCGAGACCGTACAGAACGCGCGGGCCCGGAGGCATGGTTGCAGACCCCCGTGGGCACTCGTACGCAGCGTTGGGGACGGCTGATCGTCCCCGTGCTGACAAAGGACGACGACGACGCCAAGATGATTCTCGAGCGAGCCAGCCAAGCACTCTCTATCAACCGGCTCGCCGAGAAAGACCAGTGGGAGCTGTCCCATCAGGCTCAGGCCGGGCTGCTCCACGAGCTCCGCCAGCCGCACGCGATCAGCCTCCAGGATGTCGAGGCGAGAGCTCAGGCCCTGGGCCTCAAAGCCGCTTCCACCTACGCACCCGTGGTGATTTGCGTCGAGGATGGTCTCGGGGAGGTGACGGATGCGCTCGCTTCGCTCCATGAGGACCGAGTGATTCTTGAGGCCGTCGCATTTGCCGTGCGGGCCAGCCGGAGTTCTGCTCTCGTGGCCACGTTACAAGCGGGCAACATCGGCGTGGTCCTGGCCATCCCCGACGGCGCAGCCGAGGCTGCGCTCCTTGAGCGCTTCTGCCATACACTGAACACCCAGCTGTCCGGTGCCCGTGTGGTCCTAGGAGTCAGCGCGAGCCGCGGAAACATCATCGACGCCGCAGCGGGACTCGACGAGGCCCTCCACGTGGCGCGCACCGCAGCCACGCTCCCCGGAGAGCGGAAGGCCTTGTATAGATCCTCTGACGTGCGCCTGCGCGGCCTGCTCGCGCTGTTCCGCGACGATCCGCGGGCGCAGGTTTTTGCGGAATCCGAGCTCGCCGGAATTCTCGGGTCCCACGACGCCGCGGATCTCGCCCTGCTGCGACGATTCCTCAATTCTGGAGGCAACAAGGCCGCCCTCGCCCGCACCGGATACGTCAGCCGCCCCACCCTCTACGCGCGCCTTGCCCGGCTGGAAGAACAACTCGGCGTCGACCTGGCCGACGCCGAGTCCCGAACCAGCCTGCACGTCGCCTTGCTCCTGCACGACCTGCGCCTTCTTCGATGAGACCGGAAACCTGATGCGAAACTTCACCCTCACCCAACTCCGCTACTTCGCTGTGGTCGCCGAGCTCGAGAGCATGACCAGAGCGGCAGCTCGCCTCCTGGTGACGCAGTCGGCCGTCTCGACCGCAATGGCGGAGCTCGAGCGTATTCTCGGCGCCCAACTCTTTCTCCGCAACCGGTCGACAGGACTCAAACTCACCTCAACCGGTCGTGCTTTTGCGATGGAGGTGAAGTCCTTTCTGGACCACGCTGATGCTCTGTTCGAGTCCACCTCGGACTCAGGCGAGGCCCTGAGCGGGCAACTGACGGTGGGAGTGTTCTCGCCGCTGGCATCCTTCCGACTGCCGGTGCTTCTCCGGGCCTTCGAATCCCAACATCCCGGAGTCGACGTGACGTTTCTTGAGGCCGATCTGGCGACACTGCATACCGCGCTTCGGGACGGACGATGCGACCTGGCCCTGACGTACGGGCACGGCCTTGGCAGTGAATTCTCAAGCCAGGTTCTCGAGAGGGTGCCGCCGCACGTGATCGTTTCGGCCGACCACCCGCTCGCGAACAGCCCCGGCCACGAGGTCGCGCTCCGCGACTTGGAAGGCGAGCCCCTGATTCTTCTGGATCTTCCACACAGCCGGGAATACTACGAAAGCCTGTTTGCGCTGTCAGGCCTGACCCCCAACATCCGTCACAGGTTTTCGGGTTACGAGACTGTGCGGTCTTTTGTCGCCCGCGGCCACGGCTACGCCCTGCTCAATCAGCGAGTGCACAACGATGTGCCGTATTCCGGCGGGCGAGTTGTCCCGCTGCGTCTCATTGACGAGTTCCCTCCGAGCGAGGTCATGATCGTGCACCTCAGTGATGCCGTGCCTACGCGGCGCGCGCTGGCCTTTACAAATTCGTGCCGGCGTTTGTACGGCGCATCACCGCCCTAGCTCATAAACAGAATCGATGCGTTCGGCGAAGAGAATCAATTGGACAGAAGCACGGTGCCGGACGCAAGCTTGACCACAATCAGGCTCGGATGCCCCGGTACGACCGCTGCCGACTGGGAGCCCGCTGATTATTGATCAAGGAGGATCAGTGTTCGAACACAACAGAATTGTGTCGCCCCGGTTACGTCGAGGTCGGATTCAGGCAATATGCCCGACACACGGGCCTCGTCGAATTCACGGGCCCGAAACGAAGCGACGATCGCCCGTATTCTGCCGTCCCTAACGTGGAAGTCATGACCATGAGCAATGTCACAGCCGATATCCAGACCACGCCGACGACGACCGAACCACCTCGGAAGGCATCGTCCGATCTTCAACGACGGGTCCTGCTCGGGGGCAGCATCGGGCAGTTCATCGAGTTCTACGACTTCACCCTGTACGGGTTGACGGCCGTCATCTTCTCGCAGCTGTTCTTCCCCAACTCGGATCCCGTCTTCGCGCTCTTGGCGACGTTCGCGACGTTCGGCTTCGCCTTCGTCATTCGTCCGCTCGGCGGGCTCTTCTTCGGTTCTTTGGGAGACAGGATCGGTCGCCGCAAGGTGCTCGCGATCACCCTGCTCTCGATCGGTGGCGCGACCGCCGCAATGGGCCTCCTGCCGACCTTCGATCAGATCGGGCTCTGGGCTCCCGCGCTCCTGCTGATCTTGCGGCTCGTGCAAGGCTTCTCGGCAGGCGGCGAATCGGTGGGCGCCCCGTCCTTCGTTTTCGAGCACGCTCCCGTCAACCGACGAGGCCTGTGGCTCAACCTCACGATCGCCGCGACAGCCCTCCCCTCGGTGTTCGCCGGCACCATGATCCTCATTCTCAGCCAGAGCATGTCCGATGACTCCTTCATGGCCTGGGGCTGGCGCCTGCCCTTCCTGCTCGCCCTCCCCCTTGCACTGTTCGGCGTCTGGATCCGCACCCGCACGGAGGAAAGCAAGTCCTTCACCGATGCCCAGGCCACCAAGACGAAGGAATTCAGCCCGGTTCGGGAGTCATTCCGTCAGAACAAGCTCCGGATGGTGCAGGTCATCTTCGTGATGGGCCTCACCGCCATGGGCTTCTACTTCTTGTCCGCGTACTTCGTGTCCTATGTACAGACCACCGGCAACCTCAGCCGTGAACAATCACTGCTGGCCAATGCTGCGGCTCTGGCCCTGTACGCGGTGCTGCTCCCCCTCGGAGGACGCCTCAGCGACAAGGTCGGCCGTAAACCGATGCTCATCGCCGGTTCGGCCGCCATCGCGATCTTCTCTGTCCCCTGCTTCATGCTGGTGACCAGCGGCAGCCTGCCACTCGCCCTCCTCGGGCAGGCACTGTTCGTCATCCCGCTGTGCATCTACGGCGGCGGCTGCTACACCTTCTTCGTCGAGATCTTCACGACCAAAACGAGATTCACCAGCGCAGCGGTGAGCTACAACGTGGCCTATGCGGTCTTCGGCGGAACGGCACCCCTGATCGGCACGGCCCTCGTCGCTGGTACAGGGGTCCCGGCGGCCCCTGGCTATTACATGGCGGCAGCCGCTGTGACCGTGCTGCTGCTCGTGACCCTCACGAAGGTACCGGAAACACACGGCCGCGTCGGCTAAGTAGCGCGCCCCCAACCCTCTCACTGCAACCAAGGAGCCTGTGCCTATGCCTGCAAACGACTTTCTCACCGACTTTCACCACGTCGCCACGATCGGCGCCACCCCACGAAACGGCGTCGACCGTCAGGCGGCCACCGCCGAAGACGCGCTGACCCGGGACTGGTTCGCCGCCTGGATCCACGATGCCGGCTACACGCTGCACGTGGACGGAATCGGCAACATGTTCGGACTGATCGACTGGACGCCGGGCGCACCGTACGTTCTCGTCGGCTCCCACCTCGACAGCCAGCCGCTCGGTGGCCGCTTCGACGGTGCCTACGGGGTGCTGGCGGCCCTCCACGCGGCCCGCAACGTGGACCAATTGGTTACCGAGAGCGGACAGGCTCCCCCCTTCAACCTCGCGGTGGTCAACTGGTTCAACGAAGAGGGGGGACGTTTCCCGCCGAGCGTCATGGGCAGCTCCGTGTTCGCCGGGCTCTTTGACGAGGACAGGATGCTCGACACCACCGACCTCGCGGGGATCACCGCTCGGGCGGCCCTCTCCGAAATCGGCTATCTCGGCACCGACCCCCGGCCAGCGACCGTCAGCTACGCCGAGATCCACATCGAGCAGGGGCGCATCCTGGAGCGTGAAGAGATTGCGATCGGGGTGGTCGACCGCAGCTGGTACACGCAGAAGCTCGACATCGAAGTGCTCGGCGAACAGTCTCATACCGGAGCGACGGCCATGGCCGACCGACACGATGCCCTGATCGCCGCCGCCAAGATCGTGCTCATGGTGAATGACGTGACCACGCAGTTCGAGGAGGAATCCTTGGTCTCCTCCGTGGGCCAGCTGACGCTCGAGCCCAACTCCCCGATCGTCGTCCCTCGCCGGGTCCGCCTGATCGCAGATTTGCGCTCCGGCGATCCCCAGATCGTGCAGGCCGCCCGCACTACGCTCCTCACGAAGATCGCGGCCCTCGCCGAAGAACACGATATCCAAATCAACGTGACCGATTTCGACATCCGACCCATCCGCTACTTCCCCGAGGACGGACTCCAACTGGCTGAAGCTGCGGTAGCCAACTTGGGACTGTCCTCGCGGCGCATCCGGACCATGGCCGGCCATGACTCGGTGGCCATGAACAACATCGTTCCTTCGATCATGCTCTTCATCCCGAGCATCGATGGCGTGTCGCACTGCGAACGGGAGTTCAGCACGGATTCCGACATGGTCACCGGCCTCAGGTTGCTCACTGAAGTCGCCCGGCAACTTGTAAACGGCGCGCTCGTAACAACCGCGTCGACGCCGGTTTACGCCGAGGTCTGAGCCGTGGGCAGGAGCAACGCTGTCAGGAGCACGGCAGTCGCGAACGGCGGCACGGTCGCCGAGACTGAACTCCACTATCTCGACGCCACGACGGCACGGGCGTTGTTTCGCTCCGGGGATCTGTCGCCTGTCGAACTTCTGCGGGCCGTGATGGAGAGAACGGATGCCCTCAACCCACAGGTCAACGCCCTCACCGAGCGACTGGTCGGCGAGGCCATGGCCGGCGCGAAAGATGCCGAACGCCAATTTCGCACCGGCGGGGAGCTGCCGCCTCTCCTGGGTATCCCCGTAGCCACGAAGGAGAAGCACGCACTGGCGGGTCGCGTGCTCAGCAACGGGCTCGTCGCGCAGCAGGAGGTCATCGCAGACTCCGATCATCCCGTAGTCGATCGCATCCGTCGGGCTGGGGGAATTATTCACGAACGCACGACGACCCCAGAGTTCTGCTGCGCGACCGTGACGCACAGCCCGCTCTGGGGAGTGACGCGCAACCCGTGGAACCTCGGGCTGTCACCAGGCGGGTCGTCGGGCGGATCCGGTGCGGCCCTCGCGGCGGGTTTCGCTCCACTGGCGACTGGTTCGGATATCGCCGGTTCAACCCGCCTTCCTGCGGCGTTCACGGGCACTGTCGGTTTCAAGGCCCCCTACGGCCGAGTCCCGGGTTCACCCCCTCTCTCGGCCGACCACTACAGGGGCGATGGGCCGATGGCCCGAACGGTGGCCGATACCGCGCTGCTTGCCAATGTGATGGCCGGGCCGCACCGCGACGATCACTCGTCGCTGGCGAGCGCGCCGCAGCTGCCCGCCGAGTGGCCGTCTGTGGCCGGGCTGCACATCGCCCTATGCGTGCGGCTCGGCGATTACGTCGTCGACGTCGATGTGGAGGCCAACACACGCGCCGTCGCGGACGCGCTCCGAAGCGCGGGAGCGTTGGTCGAGGAGATCGAGCTACCGTGGTCGACCGCGGAAATCCACCAGACGGCCTTCACCCACTTCGGCCACATCCTCGGGCCGGCCATGGAGGACGAAACCGCCGGCGGCGAACACCTGCTCGCTCCATACACTCGGCAGTTCATGGCCGACGCTCGCACGGCCGCGCGGGGCAGCCGATACCTCGACGGGTTACGCGTCGAATCGCGAATGCAGGGCGAGCTCGCACGGGGCATGGATGGGTTCGATGCCTTGATCTGCCCGACATCGGCGGTCGCCTCGCTGAGGGCCGACGGCGAATACCTTGACGGACTATCCGCGAGCGGTGTTCACCTGCGGCACTATTGGCAGGGCCACATGACGGTGCCGTTCAATATCGCAAACCGTTACCCGGTGCTCGCTGTACCGAGCGGTATGGCCACCTGCGGGATCCCGACCGGCGTGCAGATCGTCGGGCATCCGTTCGACGACGACATGGTGTTCCGCGTGGGGGCGGCCGTCGAGACGTTACGCCCCTGGGCCCAGCGCTACGCCCTCGTCACTTCCCGAACGAGGGCGTAGGGCCCGTTCCTCTGGTCGAGACGGTCCAGTCCCGTCCAAGACACGGCACCTTGCGTGACCTGATCAAATCGGACGATTGTGCGGAGGTCCGCTGACCTGCACGGCGCTGGCAGAATCCAGTGCTTGTGACAGCTTCATTGGATACCACTCGGACCAGCACTCATATTCGGACTGCCGCCGGTCTTGATTGGATGACGCCGCACCACTTGCGAAAGACTGCAGTCACGCGCGTCGCCGAGGTTTTCGGGGCGGACACGGCGTCAAAATACGTAGACCACGAAACACTGGAAATCACCGTTAAGGTTTACATTGACAAGCCGGAGGGAACGGGCCCGGACGTCCGCTCGGACTTCGACAGTCTGGCACCAAAACCGCAGTCTTAGAGTATCCGTGGAACTGCATGGGTTCAGGTTTCCCGCAATTCACGTCGGGTAAACGTCGGATGGGCCGGAAATTGGAGGAATCCAGACCGGCCCTTCACCGTATCTATCGTGCCCCTGGAGGGATTCGAACCCCCAACCGTTTCCTTAGGACGGAACTGCTCTTCCGTTGAGCTACAGAGGCTGGTCTGGCAAGTTTAGCCGCTCCCGGCAGGCTTCGAGGCCGCCACGACCGGACGGCGTCTCGACACGCCTGAATCGAGCCTGTCGATATTTAGAACAGCGCGGGGCGTTCCTGAGGTCGGGTTGCGGGGTGTCGACAAGCTGTGTATCGAGCGCGCCGAGATGTCTACCAACGAGTGGGGCGTTGTCGAGAGTGGGGCGACGGGCAGTTAGGCGGCTGCTGCGGGGGCCAGGTAGGCGTCCCATTGCGAGAGGGGGTGCTCGACTCCGCGCACGACCCACGTGGTTCCCGATGGCATCCGGGGCGTGAAACGTAGACTCCAGCCCATTTCCGCTGGCGTGTGGTCGCTTTTTGAGTTGTTGCATTTGAGGCAACACGCCGCCAGGTTGTCCCACGTGTCCCGCCCGCCACGTGAACGCGGCAGCACGTGATCGATGGTGGCGGCCGATTTTCCGCAGTAGCAGCACCGATGGTCGTCACGCCGCAGCACGCCGCGCCGGCTGACCGGAACGATCCTCCCCCGCGGCAAGCGCACGTAACGCACGAGCAGAATCACGCTCGGCCGCTCCCACATGCCAGAGGTGGCGAAGACCGGATGCCCCAGGTCGGATTGCACGATGGTGGCCTTCTGGTTCATCACCAGAATCATCGCTCGTTTGTATGTGACCACGGCGAGGGGCTCGTACCCCGCGTTGAGGACCAATGTTCGCATGCGCTCCCTTTCGAAGGAGACTGGACGGCTTCCAGCCATTCGAACTGCTTTTCTGACGTAAGCAGGAGGAAACGAGCGATCAAACAAAAAAGGACGCTGTCACGAATGACAACGCCCATCAGGCCACGACGTGGCTCACTGTCTGACAGCTATGACGACGCACAGAATGTACGCGCTCATCCATGGTGTGGATTGTGCGTACCTCGTGCATTCGGCTCTCCCTAACCCGTAAACAACAGAACATTAGGTTAACCCACAAGTGGCGCCTACGCGAAACGCGAGACGCCACTTCTGTGATACGTGTTACACAATGTTCACCGGCCAGCCATCAAAAACGACGAATTCACCGGAACATCAAGTGGGAATTTAGATCCCGATACGAACGATGTAGTAGTCACTGGTCCAGATGGGCTGGATGCGCACGTTCTGACCGGTGTACGGCGCGTGCAGGATGTTGCCGTTCCCGGCATAGAAGCCGTCGTGGCCGGGCATGATGACGAGGTCACCGGGAACCGCGTCTTCAATGGAGATGCGCGTACCCATGGCGCCCTGGCTGGTGGACGAGTGCGGCAGGTTGACGCCGAACTGGGCGTAGACATACTTGATCAAGCCGGAGCAGTCGAAGCCGGCCGGAGTTGCTCCGCCGTAGACATAGGGAACGCCCTGGTACTCCGCGGCCTTGTTGAACACGGCCTGCAGATCGAAGGAGGGGTGGTTCGGGCTGGCGAGGTAGTCAGCCGCTGACGGGCCGGTGTAGGCGTTCGCATAGCTCACGCGCTGCGAGGCGACCTCGACGCGACGGGCCTCAGCAGCCGCAACAGCCTCAGCAGCCGCGGTTGCCGCAGCGGCTGCCGCGATTTCCTCGGGGGTCGTGGCGGAGAAGCCTTCGCGGGCGACGGTCACGGTGTTGGCCTGTGCGTCCACTTCAACGGCTTGGGCGCCGGACTTGGTGGCCTCGTTCGACGCGGTCGACTCGAACGTGGCATCCCGTGAGCCGGGAGCGAACGCGTAGGCCGGAAGGGCCATCGTGGCGACGAGGCCAGAGGTGAGAGTCATGATGACGATGTTGCTGATGCCGCCACGGCGTGAGCGCTTGGGTGCGGCCCGGTGGGTGGCAGTCTGACGATTGACCGACGTTTCCACCTGTGCCAGTGAATCGGATGTGGGTTTTGTCCCACGTCGGAGCCTACTCATTCCTAATGCAGCCAAAGTTATCCTCCGACGCCTTGACAACACTAGGTAGTTGCCCCGTCCACTTCGCTCGTCGCGGGTGTGTACCGCAGCAAGAGACGGGTGATTCTGGCGTCTTGCCGAGGGTCCTTCGACCTTCATCTGGTCTGTGGGACAGCTAAGAGATTACGTGACAGCGGTCGGTTTGTCACTCTGAATGGCACATTTCTAACGAATTGGTAACGAACCGTCAGGTTCGAACGAACGCATGACGCCGGTCGAGCGCGGCATCCGCCACCCGTCTATATGTGACGGATCGCCGTGATTACGCGGAAGTTTCGGGTGTCGTGACGAAGATGTGACCTGCAACATCGTTGGGCAGCTCGAGGCCGTTTCCGAATCCTTCGACCTTTACCAGAACGTACGACCCGGCGGCCGAAAACATTGCCGTTGCTCCGGGAAACGCTCCGGACTGCTTGAGCTGCAGCAGAAGTTCGGGGTCAAACTGCACGGGTTCACCGAGGCGACGGATGACCGCGCTCACCGGCTCGGGCGAGCTGGCCACGAGCGACAGCAGGTTCGTGACCCCGGCCATGAACGCGACGGCCGGCGAATCGCCGAACTCATCGAGCCCGGGAATGGGGTTGCCATAGGGAGACTCCGTGGGGTGCCCGAGGATCTCGAGGATTTTGCGCTCAACCTGCTCGCTCATCACGTGTTCCCAGCGGCAGGCTTCGTCGTGCACGAACTCCCACTCAAGACCGATCACGTCGCTCAGCAACCGCTCGGCAAGACGGTGCTTGCGCATCACATGAACGGCCTTACTGCGCCCTTCTTCGGTGAGTTCGAGATGGCGATCACCGGACACAACAACAAGGCCGTCGCGTTCCATGCGCGCCACGGTCTGGGAAACGGTGGGCCCGGACTGACCGAGGCGCTCCGAAATACGGGCGCGGAGGGGCACGATCTGCTCCTCCTCCAGATCAAGAATCGTCCGGAGGTACATCTCGGTCGTATCAATCAAATCAGTCATCCGCAGCCTCTCTCTGGGCCGCTGCACGGCCTTGCATTCGATGTAACAAGACTACCCGCCACCGAAGGGGCAACTAGAATCGCCGTATGCCGGACCTGATGATTCCCACTGAAATGCTGCCCCTTGACGGACGATTCGGCTGCGGCCCATCGAAAATCCGTCGCGAACAACTCGATCATCTGATCGGATTCGCGACCGGGATTCTCGGTACGAGTCACCGCCAGCCCCCTGTGAAAGAGCTTGTCGGCCGCGTGCGCGCTGGCCTCGCCGAGCTCTTCGACATTCCTGAAGGCTACGAAGTTGTGCTCGGCAACGGCGGTTCCACCGCGTTCTGGGACGCCGCCGTCTTCTCCCTAATCGAGAAGCGCAGCCAGCACCTCGTATTCGGCGAATTCGGCGGAAAGTTCGCCAAGGCCGCCGCCGCCCCCTTCCTCGACGCCCCCGACGTGGTGTCGGCCCCGACCGGTTCACGCAGTGAATTCGTGCCCCTGGAAGGCATCGACGTGTACGCGTGGCCGCAGAACGAGACGTCGACCGGCGTCATGGCTCCGGTCACACGCGTCGTCGGCGACGAGGGTGCCCTCACCGTGATTGACGCCACGAGCGCGGCCGCCGGCATCGACTTCGCGGCCGATCAGGCGGATGTCTACTACTTCGCCCCGCAGAAGAACCTCGCCTCCGACGGTGGCCTCTGGCTCGCCCTCTTCTCCCCCGCCGCGATTGAGCGGGTCGAACGCATCCACGCGAGCGGACGCTACATCCCCGAGTTCCTCAGCCTCAAAAACGCGATCGACAACTCGCGCCTCAACCAGACCCTCAACACGCCGGCGCTCAGCACTCTCCTGCTGATGGAGAACCAGATCGACTGGATCAACGGGAACGGCGGACTCGCCTGGGCTTCTGCGCGAACGCAGGAATCGTCATCCGTTCTCTACGACTGGGCCGAGAGCGTCGACTACGCCACCCCGTTCGTGACCGACAAGGCGCACCGCTCGCAGGTCGTCGCGACGATCGACTTCGCAGACTCCGTCGACGCCTCGGCCGTCAGCCGCATCCTGCGCGCCAACGGGATTCTGGACACCGAGCCGTACCGCAAGCTCGGCCGCAACCAGCTGCGCGTGGCCACATTCACGGCTATCGACCCGAACGATGTGCGTCGGCTCGTGCAGTCCATCGAGCACGTCGTCGGTCACCTCGGCGACTAAAACAGAGACAGGGGCAGGCCAATGAGGTTGTGGTTGAAAGACAGCGAACGTCGGCCTGACCCCCTGCCCGCCAGAACGGATGCCCGCGCGGCGCTGCTCACCGGCACCGTGGCGTGGCTGCTCGCCCTCACGGCCACGTTGATCTGGCGCGACCAGATCACCGCCGCCGGCTTGGGGTGGTGGGTCTGGTGCGCCATGATCGGCGTGGTGTTGGGACTACTCGCGCTGCTTTGGGTGCAGCTTCGACGGCGCCGCTAGCCGTTCCCACGCCGGTTGCGCGCAGCACAGCGGCCCACAACTACGGACATTTTCGCGACACGCCGCACCCCAGCTTCGGGGAATGCGGCGTGTCGTAATGTTCTCCGCGGTTAGCTGCGGTGCTAGCGGTCCTCGCCGTCAGAATCGTCGTGGTCGTCGTCATCATCGTCGTCAGGCTCGTCGTCGTCAGGCCCGTCTGCGTCGTCCGTCTCGTCGTCGGAGTCGCCTTCGCCGTCCATCAAACGGTCAGACCAAGGGACCCAATCGGGCGC
Coding sequences within:
- the serC gene encoding phosphoserine transaminase; this encodes MPDLMIPTEMLPLDGRFGCGPSKIRREQLDHLIGFATGILGTSHRQPPVKELVGRVRAGLAELFDIPEGYEVVLGNGGSTAFWDAAVFSLIEKRSQHLVFGEFGGKFAKAAAAPFLDAPDVVSAPTGSRSEFVPLEGIDVYAWPQNETSTGVMAPVTRVVGDEGALTVIDATSAAAGIDFAADQADVYYFAPQKNLASDGGLWLALFSPAAIERVERIHASGRYIPEFLSLKNAIDNSRLNQTLNTPALSTLLLMENQIDWINGNGGLAWASARTQESSSVLYDWAESVDYATPFVTDKAHRSQVVATIDFADSVDASAVSRILRANGILDTEPYRKLGRNQLRVATFTAIDPNDVRRLVQSIEHVVGHLGD
- a CDS encoding DUF2530 domain-containing protein — translated: MRLWLKDSERRPDPLPARTDARAALLTGTVAWLLALTATLIWRDQITAAGLGWWVWCAMIGVVLGLLALLWVQLRRRR